GCGCAACACCGTCGGCGTCGACGGCAACCAGCTCCCTGACTCTATCACCACGATGCCTGAGCGGTTCTCCGATGCAGGCTACGCGACGGCCTGTCTCTCCCGGAACTCGTATCTCAGTTCGGCGACGGGCCTCGATAGAGGGTTCGACCGGTTCCAGTGGCTCTCCTCATCGACGCTCCACGAGGCCGGTCTCAGACCCCTCTTGTCGTACGCGCTGAACCTCCGGTCACACTCTGCGGGGTTGTCTACGGATACGGCCAAACACTCGTCGGCCTATCTGATGAACGAAGTGGCCAAGGAGTGGCTGGCGGACTTCCGGCGCGACGAGGACCCGTTCTTCTTCTACCTGCACTACAACGAACCGCACCGTCCGTACTATCCACCCCGCAAGTACCTCGACACATTCTCCGAAGGCCTCTCGATGTCGGGGACGGAGGCCGCCGAGTTCGCCCTGGACGTCCACTACAACCTGGAAGACATCGTCGCGAACGGCTGTCAGTTGAGCGACGACGAGTGGGCCGCGCTCGAAGCGATGTACGACGCAGAGGTCGCCTACACCGACGAGATGGTCGGCAGATTGTTCGACCACGTTCAGTCGATGCGTGGCCGAGACACCATCGTGGTGGTCACTGCCGACCACGGGGAGCTGTTCGGTGAATACGGGCTCCTCTCGCACAGTTACGTGCTCCACGACGCCGTCACGCGGGTCCCGATGGTAATCCACGGTCTCGACGACGACCTGGCCGTCGATGGTGACGATACCATTCAACACCTCGACGTGTTCCGGACGCTACTGAACGTCGCAGGCGGGGACCCCGGCGATACTATCGGTTTCGACCTCCGTGAGCAGACCCGTGAATTCGCTGTCTCGCAGCGTGGTCCCACGAGCTTCGAGGAACTGCTCGCGCACAACCCGTCGTTCGATACCTCGCGATTCCACACGGAGACGCTGACCGCGCTCCGGACGCCCGAGTTCAAGTACCAGCGCAGTTCCGAGAAAGAAGAGCTGTTCGCACTCCCCGACGAAGATGCCGACGTCTCGTCCGAGTATCCGCAGCAACGAACCGCGCTCGACGAGACACTCGACGACTGGATGGACCGCCACGGACAGCCGGTCGGTGCCGCACAGGAAGGCGAATTCTCGGACGCGGTGACGCGTCAGCTCCGTGACCTCGGCTACATGGAATGAGACTCGGAAAGACCGCCGCCTCCCACTTCGTCTCGCAAGTCGTCGTCACGCTGTCGGGGTTCGTCGCGACGTGGCTCATCGCGTTCGTTCTCGGTGCTGAAGGGCTCGGACGGTACTCGGTCGTGGTCTCGCTGGGCTTCTTCTGGCTCGTTATCCCGGCCAACGCGGTGGCGATGGCGATCAAGAAGCGAATGAGCGAGCAGGAGTCGCCCGCGGCGTTCTTCGGCGGCGGCCTCGTGTTGAATCTCGCGCTGGCCGCCGGCCTCGTCGCCCTGGTCCTCGCAGCCGGAGAACTACTCGGCGGAATCGTGTCCCGGAACCGGGAGCTGATGATCGTCCTCATCGAGTACGACGTCGAGATCGCCGCCCTACTAGTCGCTGCAATCGGCTATCAGACCGCAATGGCGGTCCTTCAGGGACAGAAGCGCGTCGCGGCGACCGGCTGGCTGAAAGCCGGCGAGCGCATCGGACGGACCGCGTTCCAAGTCGGGGCACTCCTTCTGGGACTCGGCGTCGCCGGCATCTCGTTCGGGCACGCCAGTTCGCTCGCACTGATTGCAGTGGGCGGGTTCCTCTTCAGTAAGTACCGGCCCTCGGCCCCGTCTGTCGCCCAGGTGAAGAGCCTGGTAGATTATGCGCGCTACGCGTGGGCGGGCGCGCTACGGGGCAGAGTGTTCGGATGGCTCGATACGATCGTCCTCTCGTTTTTCGTCAGCGCGTCACTCATCGGCATCTACGAGGCTGCGTGGGGTATCGCGTCGATGCTTGCCATCGCCAGCGGGTCTATCAGCCAGACGCTCTTCCCCGAGGTCAGCGAGCTCAGTACGGACAGTGGATTCGACCGCATCCGGCACTACCTCGACGAGGCACTGGCGTTCAGCGCCATCTTCGTCATCCCCGGCCTGTTCGGGACGGTCGTCCTCGGCGAACGCGTCCTTCGGTTCTATCGCCCCGAGTTCGGACAGGGGACCCAGATACTGCTCGTCCTCATCCTGGCGTACCTGGCCGACGTCTTCGCCTCACAGTTCACGAACGTCCTCAACGGCATCGACCGACCGGACGCGGCCTTCCGGGTCAATGGCCTCTTCATCGTGGTCAACATGGTGCTGAACGTCGTGCTCGTCTGGCAGATCGGCTGGTTCGGGGCTGCGTTCGCGACGGCGTCGTCCTCGCTGCTCCGTGCCGTCGCCGGGTACTGGGTCCTCGAGTCCATTCTCGGTGGTGTCAGCATCCCGTTCGGCGAGCTCTCCCGCCAGGTCGTCGCAGCGCTCGTGATGGCTGGTGCAGTGTTCCCCGTTGTCGGATTCGCACCGAGTGGTCGCGTGGGGACCGTCTTGCTCGCCGGGTTCGGAGGCGTCGTGTATTTCGCGGTGTTACTGGGGATTGCCCCCCGGATTCGCTCCAAGGCGTTCTCGCTGGTTCCCAGGGCCGCCTGAGCGACCCCTGATTGCGATGGGAATCCTTAATTACGCCAGTACTGGACAGTCATCGTATGGATAAGGTCCTCCTCGTCACTATCGACTCGCTGAGAGCCGACCACGTGGGCTACCACGGGTACGAGCGGGACGTGACGCCGACCATCGACGAACACGCCGAGCGCGGCAGTCGATTCACGAACGCTCATTCGCACGTGGGGGGGACGCGGTTCTCGTTCCCGGGGATTCTGACGGGTGTGACGCCGATGATGTACGGCGGCCACGAACAGATCTCAGCCGAGCAGACGCTTCTCTCCGAGGTGTTCCACGACGCCGGCTACCGGACCGGCGGCTTCCATTCGAATCTCTACGTATCCGGCCAGTTCGGCTACGACAGGGGTTGGGACGAGTTCTTCGACTCGGCCCCCGACGAGTCGGCGACGTCGAAGTTCCGGAAGTGGGCCAAGACCAACCTGGACGGGGTCGTCCTCGACGTGCTGAAGAAGGGCTACGATTTCCTCGAATCTTCACAGGGCATGAACGTCGGGTCGTACCACGTGCCTGCAGACGAGATGACCGACCGGGCCATCGAGTTCGTCAGGGATACCGCTGAGGACCCGACGTTCGCCTGGGTCCACTACATGGACGTCCACCACCCGTTCCTGCCACCCGAAGAGTACCAGCGGGAGTTCCTCGACGAACAGGTGTCCCACGACGAGTCCATCCAGCTCCGTCGGAAGTTCATCGAGAACCCCGACGGCGTAACCGACGAGGAGTACCAGACGTTCATCGACCTCTACGACGCCGAGATTAAGTTCAACGACGCCGAAATCGGTCGATTACTCGATGTCGTCGAAGACGAGTGGGGCGATGACTACCTGCTCGCGCTGACTGCCGACCACGGCGACCACTTCCTCGAACACGGATACTTCGGCGGGGCTCGCCTCTTGGAGGTCAAAAATCACGTCCCGCTGTTCGTCAGTGGATGGGACGACGATGGTGAGTACGACGACCTCGTCGGCCTGACCGACCTGCCGTCGACGCTCGTCGATAGTGTGGGCCTGGAGATACCGGACAACTGGTTCGGGTACAGCCTCCGGGACCTGGTATTCGACGGCGAGTGGGAACGCACGGACGTCATCGGCGGCTATCGCGACGAGGACGGCGAACACATCCGCGTCAGGGACCCCGCGTGGAACCTCGTCGTCCACGAGAACGAACCAGACGCGCTGTATCACCTCTCCGACGACCCAGGCGAACACGAGAACGTACTCGGCGACCATCCGGACGTTGAACGACAGCTCAGGAAACGACTCGACGTCCACCGACAGCTCGTCGAATCGACGACGTCCGAGGACGTCGAACGGCCGGACATGAGCGAAGACGTCAAAGAACGCCTCCGCCGTCTCGGGTACAAGGAGTAGTCAGGAGACTGCGGCGAGAATCTCGCGGTACCGGTCGCAGGCCGCCTCGAAACTGTACTCCGTTTCTATCAGTTCACGCCCGTTCGCACTCAGTTCCGACAGGTCGTCCCGAGCAAGTATCCCTTCGATGCCGACTCGCAGCGCCGCCGGATCACGGCGATCGATGAGGAACCCGGTCTCCTCGTCGCGAACCACGTCCGGGACGCCAGAGACTGGCGACGCGTAGACCGGGGTCCCGCAGGCCAGTGCTTCCAGAATCGTCGTCGGGAGGCCCTCCGTCGGTTGTGACGGTAACACGAGGAGCGCCAATCGGTTCAACTCCGCTGGCACCTCGTCGTGGTGGACCCATCCCGCCATCTCGACCGTGCCCGATTCGATTTCGGCGGCGAGTTCTGATTCGAGCCAACCGCGAAGGTCGCCATCGCCGATGAACCGGAACGTCACATCGTCCGGGAGGGTACGGGCCACCTCTGCCAGCTCCCGAATCCCCTTCTCCTCGTCGAGTCGCCCGAGAAAGCCAACGACTCGCCCGCGTTCGTCGTAGGGCGTGTGTACATCGAACTCGTCGGTCCGGACGTACCGTGCGCCCTGCGGATAGACGTCGGGGGCTTCGGGCTGCAGGTCGAGCTGTCGGGCCATCGCTGGTGTGTAGGTCACGACGCCATCCGCTGCCGCGAATCCGACCCGCTCGAGAGCGCGGACCAGTCCCGCGAGGCCTCGTGCGACGGGAATCGGCAGCCGCTGTTCCCAGTTGAGCTGGAGTGTCAAGGGGACGTCCCCGCGCGGTTCGACCAGCACGGTCTTGCCAAGCAAGCGAGCGGCGAGTATCGGGAGGACGTACGACGTCGCGCCGTAGAACAACACGACCTCCTCGTCGCGTTCGGCGATGACGCGACACATCCGGAGCTGGTTCAGCAGGAACCTGACGGCGGCGACCACAACGGATTCACCGGCCCCCTTCTGGGTCAGTTCTATCAGTTCGTGTCGCTCGCGAATCTCGGAGTCCGCAGGGAGGTCGGCCGTTACGAGCGAGACAGCGGTGATCGCTGAAAGGATGTCGAGGAGACTGCGGGTCGCGTTCTCGCCCGCGGGCGCGAGCGGATGTGTGACGACACAGACATCGGGGAGGGCAGGTCCAGTCATCGTCATCCCCAGACGTACATCCCGTAGAGGTAGCCGACGCCGACGGCACCAGTCAGTACGAACAGGAAGACGAGCTGGAGCAGCGCCGCGACGGACGGCGAGCGCACGAGACCGCCGAGACGGTCCGGGACAAAGGAGAACAGCAGGTCGCCGAGAAAGGCAGACTCCTCGCCGGTCGACTCGGGGACGAACACCTCCATCCCGCGTTTCGAGTACCCCTGCCAGAACGCGCGGTCGACGAGCCATCCCGGGTCGGTCCGGTAGTCGAATATCTTGTGTGCGACCAGCGCGTCCGGCGTGTAGTAGACGCCCGCGTCGTACTCGCTGCGAAGCCTCGCACAGAGTTCGGTCTCGCCGCCCTGGAGGTTCTTCTCGCCTTTGCGACCGCCGATGTCGTCGTCGAACCCGCCCAGGTCGAGGAACACCTCGCGGTCGAAGGAGATGTTCGAGCCGAAGGTGTTGCGGACTTCGCCCGGTTCCTCGGGGTTCCCGTCCGGGCCGAACCCGCGATGGGTGACGCCGACGAGCCAGTAGAACTCCTCGGGGAGGAAAGACGGCTTGCCGGCGACCCATGCCGGGGTCATGCGCCCACCGACGGCGACGGTGTCATCGCGGTCGTACGCGCGGACGAGTTCTGTCACCCACTGTTCGTCGGTGATGGCGTCGTCGTCGATGAACGCGACGACGTCGCCGGTCGCGACGCT
This DNA window, taken from Haloarcula ordinaria, encodes the following:
- a CDS encoding sulfatase; this translates as MATGTQKLLPRKRTTHAAMERPNIVWITLDSVRADHTTLDGYHRETTPELERIGQGGHAFRNCIAHSLSTLPSTGAMMSGYPPSRNTVGVDGNQLPDSITTMPERFSDAGYATACLSRNSYLSSATGLDRGFDRFQWLSSSTLHEAGLRPLLSYALNLRSHSAGLSTDTAKHSSAYLMNEVAKEWLADFRRDEDPFFFYLHYNEPHRPYYPPRKYLDTFSEGLSMSGTEAAEFALDVHYNLEDIVANGCQLSDDEWAALEAMYDAEVAYTDEMVGRLFDHVQSMRGRDTIVVVTADHGELFGEYGLLSHSYVLHDAVTRVPMVIHGLDDDLAVDGDDTIQHLDVFRTLLNVAGGDPGDTIGFDLREQTREFAVSQRGPTSFEELLAHNPSFDTSRFHTETLTALRTPEFKYQRSSEKEELFALPDEDADVSSEYPQQRTALDETLDDWMDRHGQPVGAAQEGEFSDAVTRQLRDLGYME
- a CDS encoding lipopolysaccharide biosynthesis protein, whose protein sequence is MRLGKTAASHFVSQVVVTLSGFVATWLIAFVLGAEGLGRYSVVVSLGFFWLVIPANAVAMAIKKRMSEQESPAAFFGGGLVLNLALAAGLVALVLAAGELLGGIVSRNRELMIVLIEYDVEIAALLVAAIGYQTAMAVLQGQKRVAATGWLKAGERIGRTAFQVGALLLGLGVAGISFGHASSLALIAVGGFLFSKYRPSAPSVAQVKSLVDYARYAWAGALRGRVFGWLDTIVLSFFVSASLIGIYEAAWGIASMLAIASGSISQTLFPEVSELSTDSGFDRIRHYLDEALAFSAIFVIPGLFGTVVLGERVLRFYRPEFGQGTQILLVLILAYLADVFASQFTNVLNGIDRPDAAFRVNGLFIVVNMVLNVVLVWQIGWFGAAFATASSSLLRAVAGYWVLESILGGVSIPFGELSRQVVAALVMAGAVFPVVGFAPSGRVGTVLLAGFGGVVYFAVLLGIAPRIRSKAFSLVPRAA
- a CDS encoding sulfatase; its protein translation is MDKVLLVTIDSLRADHVGYHGYERDVTPTIDEHAERGSRFTNAHSHVGGTRFSFPGILTGVTPMMYGGHEQISAEQTLLSEVFHDAGYRTGGFHSNLYVSGQFGYDRGWDEFFDSAPDESATSKFRKWAKTNLDGVVLDVLKKGYDFLESSQGMNVGSYHVPADEMTDRAIEFVRDTAEDPTFAWVHYMDVHHPFLPPEEYQREFLDEQVSHDESIQLRRKFIENPDGVTDEEYQTFIDLYDAEIKFNDAEIGRLLDVVEDEWGDDYLLALTADHGDHFLEHGYFGGARLLEVKNHVPLFVSGWDDDGEYDDLVGLTDLPSTLVDSVGLEIPDNWFGYSLRDLVFDGEWERTDVIGGYRDEDGEHIRVRDPAWNLVVHENEPDALYHLSDDPGEHENVLGDHPDVERQLRKRLDVHRQLVESTTSEDVERPDMSEDVKERLRRLGYKE
- a CDS encoding glycosyltransferase family 4 protein, giving the protein MTGPALPDVCVVTHPLAPAGENATRSLLDILSAITAVSLVTADLPADSEIRERHELIELTQKGAGESVVVAAVRFLLNQLRMCRVIAERDEEVVLFYGATSYVLPILAARLLGKTVLVEPRGDVPLTLQLNWEQRLPIPVARGLAGLVRALERVGFAAADGVVTYTPAMARQLDLQPEAPDVYPQGARYVRTDEFDVHTPYDERGRVVGFLGRLDEEKGIRELAEVARTLPDDVTFRFIGDGDLRGWLESELAAEIESGTVEMAGWVHHDEVPAELNRLALLVLPSQPTEGLPTTILEALACGTPVYASPVSGVPDVVRDEETGFLIDRRDPAALRVGIEGILARDDLSELSANGRELIETEYSFEAACDRYREILAAVS
- the aglG gene encoding glucosyl-dolichyl phosphate glucuronosyltransferase; the encoded protein is MRVSVVLCTHTLDRYDDCRAAAESVLDQTYDDVELILVSDGDEAVYERYETDFGDRENVLTHCNDENIGLLESRNNGASVATGDVVAFIDDDAITDEQWVTELVRAYDRDDTVAVGGRMTPAWVAGKPSFLPEEFYWLVGVTHRGFGPDGNPEEPGEVRNTFGSNISFDREVFLDLGGFDDDIGGRKGEKNLQGGETELCARLRSEYDAGVYYTPDALVAHKIFDYRTDPGWLVDRAFWQGYSKRGMEVFVPESTGEESAFLGDLLFSFVPDRLGGLVRSPSVAALLQLVFLFVLTGAVGVGYLYGMYVWG